The following are encoded together in the Xanthobacter autotrophicus Py2 genome:
- a CDS encoding glycine cleavage T protein (aminomethyl transferase) (PFAM: glycine cleavage T protein (aminomethyl transferase); Glycine cleavage T-protein barrel~KEGG: gbe:GbCGDNIH1_1826 aminomethyltransferase): MTSAPIWRQSILNERHRELGSKLEDSWNDMAIPQHYATDPYEETEAVRTRAGLFDVSALKIINVGGKDALAFLNQLVTADITKVPAGRSAIASIVGDDGGLIDDVLIYVDGDGAFRLSHGGGALEDALPLVAEGFDVTFSRDNDVHILSLQGPKALDILAPHTPMDLKGLPYFGHGRTTLFGVPVSLARGGYSAERGYEVFCAAKDAVALWDKILEAGKPFGAMPVSWDCLDIVRVEGALLFFPFDMPHKDTTPFEVLMDWSVDLSKPDFRGKAALLARKGTERTHQAGLEVLAAKAITPGAKIFKDGEEVGVVNSTTYSRHLMKSLALVSLRPDVTALGTGVSVVDGEESFEANVVRTPFYDPMRLRTHPLDERA, translated from the coding sequence ATGACGAGCGCACCCATCTGGCGCCAATCGATCCTCAACGAGCGTCACCGGGAGCTGGGGTCGAAGCTCGAGGACTCGTGGAACGACATGGCGATCCCGCAGCACTACGCCACCGATCCCTATGAGGAGACGGAGGCGGTGCGCACCCGCGCGGGGCTGTTCGACGTGTCCGCCCTCAAGATCATCAACGTGGGCGGCAAGGACGCGCTGGCCTTCCTGAACCAACTGGTCACCGCCGACATCACCAAGGTGCCGGCCGGCCGCTCCGCGATCGCCTCCATCGTGGGCGACGACGGCGGGCTGATCGATGACGTGCTGATCTATGTGGATGGTGACGGCGCGTTCCGCCTCTCCCACGGCGGCGGCGCGCTGGAAGACGCGCTGCCCCTCGTGGCCGAGGGCTTCGACGTCACCTTCTCCCGCGACAACGACGTGCACATCCTGTCGCTGCAGGGCCCCAAGGCCCTCGACATCCTCGCCCCCCACACCCCCATGGACCTGAAAGGCCTACCCTATTTCGGGCACGGCAGGACCACCCTGTTCGGCGTCCCGGTGTCGCTGGCGCGCGGCGGCTATTCGGCCGAGCGGGGCTATGAGGTGTTCTGCGCCGCCAAGGACGCCGTCGCCCTGTGGGACAAGATCCTGGAGGCGGGCAAGCCGTTCGGCGCCATGCCGGTGTCGTGGGATTGCCTGGACATCGTGCGGGTGGAAGGCGCCTTGCTGTTCTTCCCCTTCGACATGCCCCACAAGGACACCACCCCGTTCGAGGTGCTGATGGACTGGTCGGTGGACCTCTCCAAGCCGGACTTCCGCGGCAAGGCGGCCCTCCTCGCCCGCAAGGGCACCGAGCGCACCCACCAGGCCGGGCTGGAAGTGCTCGCCGCCAAGGCCATCACCCCCGGCGCGAAGATCTTCAAGGATGGGGAAGAGGTGGGCGTGGTGAATTCCACCACCTACAGCCGACACCTCATGAAGTCGCTGGCCCTGGTCTCGCTGCGGCCGGACGTGACCGCCCTCGGTACCGGCGTGAGCGTGGTGGATGGCGAGGAGAGCTTCGAGGCCAATGTGGTCCGCACGCCCTTCTACGATCCCATGCGCCTGCGCACCCACCCGCTGGACGAGCGGGCCTGA
- a CDS encoding Glyoxalase/bleomycin resistance protein/dioxygenase (PFAM: Glyoxalase/bleomycin resistance protein/dioxygenase~KEGG: mlo:mll3759 similar to ABC transporter (binding protein)), with translation MDLTGLHHVTAVSADAPYNHRFYTQTLGMRLVKKTVNQDDTSAYHLFYADGEASPGTDLTFFDWPVPREQRGSHAAVRTFLRVRDDAALDYWAGRLADSGVAQSGIETRDGRDMLPFEDREGQRLGLIVDGGRGPGVPWARSPVPTEHQIRGLGPIVLSVPDLAPTAVVLTQVMGMREVRTYASEEGRAIHVFEMGEGGPAAEVHVKVEPGLAPAVQGAGAVHHVAFRVTTFDEYDEWARRLKDLRIPNSGKVDRFYFRSLYFREPNGILFELATDGPGFAADEDAAHLGEKLALPPFLEGRRAAIEAGLKPL, from the coding sequence ATGGACCTCACCGGTCTGCATCACGTCACCGCCGTCTCGGCGGATGCGCCCTACAACCACCGCTTCTATACTCAGACGCTGGGCATGCGCCTCGTGAAGAAGACGGTGAATCAGGACGACACCTCGGCCTATCACCTGTTCTATGCCGACGGCGAAGCCAGCCCCGGCACGGATCTCACCTTCTTCGACTGGCCGGTGCCCCGCGAGCAGCGCGGCAGCCACGCGGCGGTGCGCACTTTCCTGCGGGTACGGGATGACGCGGCGCTGGACTACTGGGCCGGCCGCCTCGCCGATTCCGGCGTTGCCCAAAGTGGCATCGAAACCCGCGACGGCCGGGACATGCTGCCGTTCGAGGACCGGGAGGGCCAGCGCCTGGGCCTGATCGTGGATGGCGGCCGCGGTCCCGGCGTGCCCTGGGCCAGGAGCCCGGTGCCGACCGAGCACCAGATCCGCGGCCTTGGCCCTATCGTGCTGTCGGTGCCGGATCTTGCCCCCACGGCCGTGGTGTTGACGCAGGTGATGGGGATGCGGGAGGTGCGCACCTACGCCAGCGAGGAAGGCCGTGCCATCCACGTGTTCGAGATGGGAGAAGGCGGCCCCGCCGCCGAAGTGCATGTGAAGGTGGAGCCCGGCCTTGCCCCCGCCGTGCAGGGCGCGGGCGCGGTGCATCACGTGGCATTCCGCGTCACCACCTTCGATGAATATGACGAGTGGGCGCGGCGGCTGAAGGACCTGCGCATTCCCAACAGCGGCAAGGTGGACCGCTTCTATTTCCGCTCGCTCTATTTCCGCGAGCCCAACGGCATCCTGTTCGAGTTGGCCACCGACGGGCCGGGCTTCGCTGCGGACGAGGACGCCGCCCATCTGGGTGAGAAGCTGGCGCTGCCGCCATTCCTGGAAGGCCGGCGGGCCGCCATCGAGGCCGGCCTCAAGCCGCTCTGA
- a CDS encoding protein of unknown function DUF900 hydrolase family protein (PFAM: protein of unknown function DUF900 hydrolase family protein~KEGG: mlo:mll0159 hypothetical protein) produces MCHEDSATGARGGDDVLIFERVGLVSGMGVAGMRRAGMRLAATALCLTLLAGCSDRPGPEALTPTTAKAPGAREHVILVASTRERDPRPGVIFNGERSTSLNFAKVDLSVPPAHKAGEIEWPKKGAGDPATDMVVHEAIYRDTEQDFLRDMKSELARRPAGQKKVFIFVHGYNTQFSEALYRLAQMAHDADAPAVPVLFTWASRATTEAYVYDNNSATAARDNLEETIRLAFGSGADEVSIMAHSMGNWVTVEALRQIRISGKPVPQNKVGNIILAAPDIDVDVFKSQLKRFGKPAKPFVVIVSRDDKALGISEFLAGKKQRLGEYSNDAELVDLGAVVVDMTDVKALDSFNHGKFAQLAEMAPQLRGSVLRGEAAGGKPAPSLSMDGVRITGLDRLRPQPTTQQPTTQQAAVAVDDDAAAPAPAAQ; encoded by the coding sequence ATGTGCCATGAAGACTCAGCCACAGGTGCGCGTGGAGGGGACGACGTGCTGATTTTCGAGCGGGTGGGGTTGGTATCCGGAATGGGTGTGGCCGGCATGCGGCGCGCCGGGATGCGCCTTGCCGCCACGGCTTTGTGCCTCACTTTGCTCGCCGGCTGCTCCGACCGCCCCGGCCCCGAGGCGCTGACGCCCACCACCGCCAAGGCGCCCGGCGCCCGCGAGCACGTCATTCTCGTCGCCTCGACCCGTGAGCGGGACCCGCGCCCCGGCGTCATCTTCAACGGCGAGCGCTCCACCAGCCTCAATTTCGCGAAGGTGGACCTTTCCGTTCCCCCCGCCCACAAGGCGGGCGAGATCGAATGGCCCAAAAAGGGCGCCGGCGATCCCGCCACCGACATGGTGGTGCACGAGGCCATCTATCGCGATACCGAGCAGGACTTCCTGCGCGACATGAAGAGCGAGCTGGCGCGCCGTCCCGCGGGCCAGAAGAAGGTGTTCATCTTCGTCCACGGCTACAACACGCAGTTTTCCGAGGCGCTCTATCGCCTCGCCCAGATGGCGCATGACGCCGACGCGCCGGCGGTGCCGGTGCTGTTCACCTGGGCGTCCCGGGCGACCACCGAGGCCTATGTCTACGACAACAACAGCGCCACCGCCGCCCGCGACAACCTGGAAGAGACCATCCGCCTCGCCTTCGGCAGCGGCGCGGACGAGGTGAGCATCATGGCCCACTCCATGGGCAACTGGGTGACGGTGGAGGCCCTGCGGCAGATCCGGATTTCCGGCAAGCCGGTGCCGCAGAACAAGGTGGGCAACATCATCCTCGCCGCTCCGGACATCGACGTGGACGTGTTCAAGAGCCAGCTCAAGCGCTTCGGCAAGCCGGCGAAGCCCTTCGTCGTCATCGTCTCGCGTGATGACAAGGCGCTGGGCATCTCCGAATTCCTTGCCGGCAAGAAGCAGCGGCTGGGCGAATATTCCAACGACGCGGAGCTGGTGGACCTCGGCGCGGTGGTGGTCGACATGACCGACGTGAAGGCCCTCGACAGTTTCAACCACGGCAAGTTCGCTCAGCTCGCGGAAATGGCGCCGCAGCTGCGCGGCTCGGTGTTGCGCGGGGAGGCGGCCGGCGGAAAGCCGGCGCCCTCGCTGTCCATGGACGGCGTGCGCATCACCGGCCTCGACCGGCTGCGCCCACAGCCGACGACGCAGCAGCCGACGACGCAGCAGGCAGCGGTCGCGGTGGACGACGACGCGGCCGCGCCGGCTCCCGCCGCGCAATAG
- a CDS encoding conserved hypothetical protein (KEGG: gox:GOX1543 hypothetical protein), whose amino-acid sequence MAYAVKEMFLTLQGEGAQAGRAAVFCRFAGCNLWSGREDDRAEAQCRFCDTDFVGMDGEGGGRFADAATLAAAIAATWGSAAPERRFVVFTGGEPLLQLDTALVDAVHALGFEIAVETNGTVDAPGGIDWICMSPKAGTDLKVTRGHELKLVFPQPGLAPEGLAGLDFTHFFLQPMDGPDRLRNTEAAVAYCLSHPRWRLSLQTHKMIGIP is encoded by the coding sequence ATGGCCTATGCTGTCAAAGAAATGTTCCTCACCCTCCAGGGCGAGGGCGCCCAGGCGGGGCGCGCGGCGGTGTTCTGCCGGTTTGCGGGCTGCAATCTGTGGTCCGGCCGGGAGGACGACCGCGCGGAAGCCCAATGCCGCTTCTGCGACACCGACTTCGTCGGCATGGACGGGGAAGGCGGCGGCCGCTTCGCTGACGCCGCCACGTTGGCCGCCGCCATCGCCGCTACCTGGGGTTCTGCCGCGCCCGAGCGCCGCTTCGTGGTCTTCACCGGCGGCGAGCCGTTGCTCCAGCTCGACACGGCGCTGGTGGATGCGGTCCACGCCCTCGGCTTCGAGATCGCGGTGGAGACCAACGGCACCGTGGACGCGCCGGGCGGCATCGACTGGATCTGCATGAGCCCCAAGGCCGGTACAGACCTCAAGGTCACGCGCGGCCATGAGCTGAAGCTGGTCTTCCCGCAACCGGGGCTTGCCCCAGAGGGCTTGGCGGGGCTCGATTTCACCCATTTCTTCCTGCAGCCCATGGACGGACCGGACCGCCTGCGCAATACCGAGGCGGCGGTGGCTTATTGCCTCTCGCACCCGCGCTGGCGGCTGTCCCTCCAGACCCACAAGATGATTGGTATTCCATGA
- a CDS encoding 6-pyruvoyl tetrahydropterin synthase and hypothetical protein (PFAM: 6-pyruvoyl tetrahydropterin synthase and hypothetical protein~KEGG: rpb:RPB_3873 6-pyruvoyl tetrahydropterin synthase and hypothetical protein), with protein MSSSATPVPRRARITQGFTFEAAHFLPHVPETHRCRRMHGHSYRVDLTLEGPVDAVTGFVVDFFDVEAAFGPVLKQLDHYCLNEVEGLENPTAEIIAAWIWDRVKPVLPLLSSVRVYETPFSFAEFDGD; from the coding sequence ATGAGTTCGAGCGCCACCCCGGTGCCGCGGCGCGCGCGCATCACCCAGGGCTTCACCTTCGAGGCCGCCCATTTCCTGCCGCACGTGCCGGAAACCCACCGCTGCCGGCGCATGCACGGCCATTCCTACCGCGTGGACCTCACGCTGGAAGGCCCGGTGGATGCCGTGACGGGCTTCGTGGTGGATTTCTTCGACGTGGAAGCCGCCTTCGGGCCGGTGCTGAAGCAGCTCGACCATTACTGCCTCAACGAGGTGGAGGGGCTGGAAAACCCCACCGCCGAGATCATCGCCGCCTGGATCTGGGACCGGGTGAAGCCGGTCCTGCCGTTGCTGTCGTCCGTGCGGGTCTATGAGACCCCGTTCTCCTTCGCGGAGTTCGACGGGGATTGA
- a CDS encoding NADPH-dependent FMN reductase (PFAM: NADPH-dependent FMN reductase~KEGG: stm:STM3850 putative oxidoreductase): MNWVVLVGSVRKGSLNAALARALPDLAPDGVKIDLLPSVADMPIYDGDIETAGFPGQVSAVGDRVKAADALVIVTPEYNYSVPGGLKNALDWLSRLKTQPLKGKPTLIMSASPSTMGGARAQYHLRQVLVAVDAHVMNVPEVMVAQAHTKITDGVLTDQGTRDFVGKQLSAFHGFVKQAQATA, from the coding sequence ATGAACTGGGTGGTCCTGGTGGGCAGCGTGCGCAAAGGCTCCCTCAACGCGGCGCTCGCCCGCGCCCTCCCCGATCTCGCCCCCGACGGGGTGAAGATCGATCTTTTGCCCTCGGTGGCGGACATGCCCATCTATGACGGCGACATCGAGACCGCCGGCTTCCCCGGCCAGGTCAGCGCCGTGGGCGACCGGGTGAAGGCGGCCGATGCCCTGGTCATCGTGACCCCAGAATACAATTACTCCGTCCCCGGCGGGCTCAAGAACGCGCTGGACTGGCTGTCCCGCCTGAAGACACAGCCGCTGAAGGGCAAGCCCACCCTCATCATGTCCGCCTCGCCCAGCACCATGGGCGGCGCGCGGGCGCAGTATCACCTGCGCCAGGTGCTGGTGGCGGTGGACGCCCATGTAATGAACGTGCCCGAGGTGATGGTGGCGCAGGCGCATACCAAGATCACCGACGGCGTGCTCACCGACCAGGGCACGCGCGACTTCGTCGGCAAGCAGCTCTCAGCCTTCCATGGCTTCGTGAAGCAGGCCCAGGCGACGGCCTGA
- a CDS encoding conserved hypothetical protein (PFAM: conserved hypothetical protein~KEGG: hch:HCH_00180 hypothetical protein), with amino-acid sequence MRLRLDHAGILDRRGFLMGAAALLAAGPLGASSLRADPLAEGWLATAGMGEGFAAVGIDGAFAATTQAETATRLHGIEASPTGPLAVAVGRRPGQIALVFDRRKGGILATLAPGAGRVFSGHGRFTADGKFLLTNEIERPGEGAHVMGRGVVAVRAVDDGFAIVSEWSSGGDGPHDLMQSGAALVVANGGIEPNTPEARDAEVTGSGIALLDPTSGAVRGAGRLPPDLASLSLRHLARDGRGGTVVAAQDLLKDGEARPLLFRIASDGALSAFDAPDAEWRSLRGYVGSVAYDPSGRYVACASPRGNRVAVWQADGRFVGAVPLTDGCGLAAGREAGTFVAASGYGEVILVSAGPEGVGIAARHTGGPRFDNHMVRIG; translated from the coding sequence ATGCGCCTGCGCCTCGACCACGCCGGGATTTTGGACCGGCGGGGCTTCCTTATGGGCGCGGCGGCGCTGCTCGCTGCCGGTCCGCTGGGCGCCTCCAGCCTGCGCGCCGATCCCCTCGCCGAGGGATGGCTGGCAACGGCCGGCATGGGCGAGGGCTTCGCCGCCGTGGGCATCGACGGCGCCTTCGCGGCCACCACCCAAGCAGAAACCGCCACGCGCCTGCACGGCATCGAGGCGAGCCCCACCGGCCCGCTCGCGGTGGCGGTGGGCCGGCGGCCGGGGCAAATCGCCCTCGTCTTCGACCGGCGCAAGGGCGGCATCTTGGCCACCCTCGCCCCCGGCGCCGGCCGGGTGTTCTCCGGCCACGGCCGCTTCACGGCGGACGGCAAGTTCTTGCTCACCAACGAGATCGAGCGCCCCGGCGAGGGCGCCCATGTCATGGGGCGGGGCGTGGTGGCGGTGCGCGCCGTCGATGACGGCTTCGCCATCGTCTCGGAATGGTCGAGCGGCGGCGATGGCCCGCACGACCTGATGCAGTCGGGCGCGGCGCTTGTGGTGGCGAATGGCGGCATCGAGCCCAACACGCCAGAGGCCCGCGACGCCGAGGTCACCGGCTCGGGCATCGCCCTGCTCGACCCGACTTCCGGCGCCGTGCGCGGCGCGGGGCGTCTGCCGCCGGACCTCGCCAGCCTGTCCCTGCGCCACCTCGCCCGTGACGGGAGGGGCGGCACGGTGGTGGCGGCGCAGGACCTGCTGAAGGATGGCGAGGCGCGCCCCCTGCTGTTCCGCATCGCCAGTGACGGAGCGCTCTCTGCCTTCGACGCGCCGGATGCGGAATGGCGGTCGCTGCGCGGCTATGTGGGCTCCGTGGCCTACGACCCCTCCGGCCGCTACGTGGCCTGCGCCTCGCCGCGCGGCAATCGCGTGGCGGTGTGGCAGGCGGACGGGCGCTTCGTGGGCGCCGTCCCCCTCACCGACGGCTGCGGCCTCGCGGCAGGACGGGAAGCTGGCACCTTCGTCGCCGCTTCCGGCTATGGCGAGGTGATCCTGGTTTCGGCAGGTCCCGAGGGCGTCGGCATCGCCGCACGGCACACCGGGGGGCCGCGCTTCGACAATCACATGGTGCGGATCGGGTAA
- a CDS encoding conserved hypothetical protein (KEGG: bpa:BPP2271 hypothetical protein), with product MRDGRMFYRFSAPSRRAVLGLVRGLALGLALAPVAAPVQAASPALDPVPLIETWLLPRYDAFVGATKAQAAAWATFCAKPDAAGVPALKEAYGKTADAWNAVEFVTFGPISLSLRADRISFFPDRRNAITRGLAEIIGDSDAGRLEPTRFAQSSASVQGLPALERLLYEEGAADALVAGPEAARRCALGTAIATNLAAIASEIRTAWGDKASGVLGAIVSGKGDPALFPDVGALPGMILTDLSGAYQRVTDTKILPVLGTGPAEAKPTLADNWRSGRSGRVAANMIRSADALLVAVGAQMPSRPQYVVNKAATGADAAADKLPADIGAAAGTAPGASALQAAIKTFKVAQASVYKPVASYFGISLGFNALDGD from the coding sequence ATGAGAGACGGTCGGATGTTTTACCGCTTTTCAGCCCCCAGCCGCCGTGCCGTTCTCGGCCTCGTGCGTGGCTTGGCGCTCGGCCTTGCACTTGCCCCGGTCGCTGCGCCGGTCCAAGCCGCCAGCCCCGCGCTCGACCCGGTGCCGCTCATCGAGACCTGGCTGTTGCCGCGCTACGATGCCTTCGTCGGCGCTACCAAGGCGCAGGCCGCCGCCTGGGCGACCTTCTGCGCCAAGCCGGACGCCGCTGGCGTGCCTGCGCTGAAGGAGGCCTACGGCAAGACGGCGGACGCCTGGAACGCGGTGGAATTCGTCACCTTCGGCCCCATCAGCCTGTCACTGCGGGCCGATCGCATCTCCTTCTTCCCAGACCGGCGTAACGCCATCACCCGCGGCCTGGCCGAGATCATTGGCGATTCCGACGCAGGCCGGCTGGAACCAACCCGCTTCGCCCAGTCCAGCGCATCGGTGCAGGGCCTGCCGGCGCTGGAGCGCCTGCTTTATGAGGAGGGCGCCGCCGATGCCCTCGTCGCCGGCCCGGAAGCGGCGCGGCGCTGCGCCCTCGGTACTGCCATCGCCACCAATCTCGCCGCCATCGCCAGCGAGATCCGCACCGCCTGGGGCGACAAGGCCTCGGGCGTGCTCGGCGCCATCGTCTCCGGCAAGGGCGACCCGGCCCTGTTCCCGGACGTGGGCGCCCTGCCCGGCATGATCCTCACCGACCTGTCCGGCGCCTACCAGCGGGTGACCGACACCAAGATCCTGCCCGTGCTCGGCACCGGCCCCGCCGAGGCCAAGCCCACCCTCGCCGACAACTGGCGCTCGGGCCGTTCCGGGCGGGTGGCCGCGAACATGATCAGGAGCGCCGACGCCCTGCTGGTGGCGGTTGGCGCGCAGATGCCAAGCCGGCCGCAATATGTGGTCAACAAGGCCGCCACCGGCGCGGATGCCGCCGCCGACAAGCTGCCCGCCGATATCGGCGCCGCCGCTGGCACGGCCCCGGGCGCCAGCGCGCTGCAGGCCGCCATCAAGACGTTCAAGGTGGCGCAGGCGAGCGTCTACAAGCCTGTGGCCTCCTATTTCGGCATCTCGCTGGGCTTCAATGCCCTCGACGGGGACTGA
- a CDS encoding protein of unknown function DUF1111 (PFAM: protein of unknown function DUF1111~KEGG: sil:SPO0088 hypothetical protein): MGRMGLRAALALALLATPVAAQNPPAQPLDKLDIAIGKALFKRPWVPAPASTRGDDGLGPLFDARSCITCHPRDGRAPAKIEDGTAGRGFVLMIARPDGTGDPVYGRRFQIDAVPGIPPEGVIGVSDTALPDGRTTRAPHPQALGYGPLDPASGLSLRVAPDLKGRGALAQVPDAAILAIEKEQAEAKDGISGRARRITRPDGTTAIGRFGWKAAQPDLASQSAEAFFLDLGLSNPYHPEPWGDCTPTQAACRDAPHGTANRTEGTADDALEIGRPLLDRVVAYVASLPPPEPEPLPEPERRAGARLFAATGCAACHRPSLPTRDGGQAPMFTDLLLHEMGPGLGDTMPEPGAGASQWRTAPLAGLSEALADETGLLHDGRARTIKEAIAWHGGEAAEAARRFDALSAPDQTALVRYVSSL, encoded by the coding sequence ATGGGACGGATGGGACTTCGTGCGGCCCTCGCGCTTGCCCTGCTGGCGACACCAGTCGCGGCGCAGAACCCGCCGGCGCAGCCGCTGGACAAGCTCGACATCGCCATCGGCAAGGCGCTGTTCAAGCGGCCGTGGGTGCCTGCCCCCGCCTCCACCCGCGGCGACGACGGGCTCGGCCCTCTGTTCGACGCCCGCTCCTGCATCACCTGCCACCCGCGCGACGGTCGGGCCCCGGCGAAGATCGAGGACGGCACGGCGGGGCGCGGCTTCGTGCTCATGATCGCCCGGCCGGACGGGACCGGCGACCCGGTCTATGGCCGGCGCTTCCAGATCGACGCCGTGCCCGGCATTCCGCCGGAAGGGGTGATCGGGGTGAGCGACACGGCGCTGCCCGACGGCCGCACCACCCGCGCACCCCATCCGCAGGCGCTGGGCTATGGCCCGCTCGATCCGGCGAGCGGTCTCTCCCTGCGGGTGGCGCCGGACCTGAAGGGGCGCGGAGCGCTGGCGCAGGTGCCGGACGCGGCCATCCTCGCCATCGAGAAGGAGCAGGCCGAAGCCAAGGACGGGATCTCCGGACGCGCCCGGCGCATCACCCGCCCGGACGGCACCACCGCCATCGGCCGTTTCGGCTGGAAGGCGGCACAGCCGGACCTCGCCAGCCAGTCGGCGGAAGCCTTCTTCCTCGATCTGGGCCTGTCCAACCCCTACCATCCCGAGCCGTGGGGCGATTGCACCCCCACCCAGGCCGCCTGCCGCGATGCCCCCCACGGCACCGCCAACCGCACCGAGGGCACGGCGGACGACGCGCTGGAAATCGGCCGGCCGCTGCTGGACCGGGTGGTGGCCTATGTGGCCTCCCTGCCGCCGCCGGAGCCCGAGCCCCTGCCGGAGCCGGAGCGCCGCGCGGGCGCGCGCCTGTTCGCCGCCACCGGGTGCGCCGCCTGCCACCGCCCGTCCCTGCCCACGCGGGATGGCGGGCAGGCGCCCATGTTCACCGATCTGTTGCTGCACGAGATGGGCCCCGGCCTCGGCGACACCATGCCGGAGCCCGGCGCCGGCGCGTCCCAATGGCGCACCGCGCCGCTGGCCGGCCTGTCGGAGGCGCTCGCGGACGAGACGGGCTTGCTGCATGACGGGCGGGCGCGCACCATTAAAGAGGCCATCGCCTGGCACGGCGGAGAGGCGGCGGAAGCCGCGCGGCGCTTCGACGCCCTCTCCGCGCCGGACCAGACGGCCTTGGTGCGTTACGTGTCCTCGCTGTAG
- a CDS encoding multicopper oxidase type 2 (PFAM: multicopper oxidase type 2; multicopper oxidase type 3~KEGG: mlo:mlr6496 metallo-oxidoreductase), with protein MKISRRAVLLGATAAGAASFAPSALGRMPLSRDTLPKSAPVRRLTLSAAEMEVPLLGPDKPKTSGFCAYNGTPFLTWRVPVGTRLLVDFENRLPNPTTVHWHGIRVPYLSDGVAPLTQQPIPAGGRFSYDVPLPDPGFYFFHPHCDETGQVGRGLFALLLVDDPAEARLGFDLEHIIAVKDWRLDADGRWLPIFTDEGASTAGTFGTVRATNGSVIPPRVEAPAYGDVRLRVIVADSTRTIEFGCETGDAAIIAVDGQALTPLPLSKLPDEVWRMGPAMRLDVHVRMPGPGEEVKIFDYRTAEPYLLTTLVAVDKGKKQTPFKPIALPAAKAPLPDVRRAKKLDFIVQTSAGATAIAPPLPPEDPLAKALIDSFCVGDKTFWAINRTSWGAGADLRLPPPLDILKDGDSYRLTITNVTKHVHPMHLHGHVFRVLSSTRKTSIPPYLADTVMTEPNETVEIAFKANSGDWVFHCHILEHMDAGLMGWFRVA; from the coding sequence GTGAAAATCTCGCGACGGGCGGTCCTGCTCGGTGCCACGGCGGCGGGGGCGGCAAGCTTTGCCCCCTCCGCCCTCGGGCGCATGCCCCTCTCGCGCGACACGCTCCCCAAGAGCGCGCCGGTGCGGCGCCTCACCCTCTCCGCAGCGGAGATGGAGGTGCCGCTCCTCGGCCCCGACAAGCCGAAGACGTCAGGCTTCTGCGCCTACAACGGCACACCCTTTCTGACCTGGCGCGTGCCGGTGGGCACAAGGCTGCTGGTGGATTTCGAGAACCGCCTGCCAAACCCCACCACGGTGCACTGGCACGGCATCCGTGTGCCCTATCTCTCCGACGGCGTCGCGCCCCTCACCCAGCAGCCGATCCCGGCCGGCGGGCGCTTCAGCTACGACGTGCCCCTGCCCGATCCGGGCTTCTACTTCTTCCATCCCCATTGCGACGAAACCGGCCAGGTGGGACGTGGCCTCTTCGCCCTGCTGCTGGTGGACGATCCGGCCGAGGCCAGGCTCGGCTTCGACCTTGAGCATATCATCGCGGTCAAGGACTGGCGGCTGGATGCGGACGGCCGCTGGCTGCCCATCTTCACCGACGAAGGCGCCTCCACGGCCGGTACCTTCGGCACGGTGCGCGCCACCAACGGGTCGGTGATCCCGCCGCGGGTCGAGGCCCCGGCCTATGGCGACGTGCGGCTGCGGGTGATCGTCGCCGATTCCACCCGCACCATTGAATTCGGCTGCGAGACCGGCGACGCCGCCATCATTGCCGTGGACGGGCAGGCTCTCACCCCGCTCCCCCTGTCCAAGCTGCCGGATGAGGTCTGGCGCATGGGCCCGGCCATGCGGCTCGACGTGCATGTGCGCATGCCCGGCCCCGGCGAGGAGGTGAAGATCTTCGACTATCGCACCGCCGAGCCCTATCTGCTCACCACCCTGGTGGCGGTGGACAAGGGAAAGAAGCAGACGCCCTTCAAGCCCATCGCGCTGCCCGCCGCGAAGGCGCCGCTGCCCGACGTTCGCCGCGCGAAGAAACTCGATTTCATCGTGCAGACCTCCGCCGGCGCCACCGCCATCGCGCCGCCCCTGCCCCCGGAGGATCCACTGGCGAAGGCGCTGATCGATTCCTTCTGCGTGGGCGACAAGACCTTCTGGGCCATCAACCGCACGTCGTGGGGCGCGGGCGCCGACCTGCGTCTGCCGCCGCCGCTCGATATCTTGAAGGATGGCGACAGCTACCGGCTCACCATCACCAACGTCACCAAGCATGTGCATCCCATGCACCTGCACGGCCATGTCTTCCGCGTGCTGTCCTCCACCCGCAAGACCAGCATCCCGCCCTATCTCGCCGACACCGTGATGACCGAGCCCAACGAGACGGTGGAGATCGCCTTCAAGGCCAACAGCGGCGACTGGGTGTTCCATTGCCACATTCTGGAGCACATGGATGCCGGACTGATGGGCTGGTTCCGGGTGGCATGA